One part of the Rutidosis leptorrhynchoides isolate AG116_Rl617_1_P2 chromosome 1, CSIRO_AGI_Rlap_v1, whole genome shotgun sequence genome encodes these proteins:
- the LOC139870440 gene encoding sugar carrier protein C-like — protein sequence MAGGGIPSAPGGGDKAYPGNLTLYVTFTCVVAAMGGLIFGYDIGISGGVTSMDPFLKKFFPSVYRKQSADTSTNQYCKFDSQTLTMFTSSLYLAALISSLVASTVTRKLGRKLSMLFGGVLFCAGALMNGFAQKVWMLIVGRILLGFGIGFANQSVPLYLSEMAPYKYRGSLNIGFQLSITIGILVANVLNYFFNKLDGNLGWRLSLGGAVVPALIITVGSLILPETPNSMIERGQKEEARTKLRRIRGVNEIDEEFNDLVHASEESRKIEHPWRNLLQKKYRPQLTMAILIPFFQQLTGINVIMFYAPVLFKTIGFGGDASLMSAVITGSVNVLATCVSIYGVDKWGRRFLFLEGGTQMLICQIAVAIFIGIKFGVNGEPGDLPKWYAIVVVLFICIYVAGFAWSWGPLGWLVPSEIFPLEIRSAAQSINVSVNMIFTFIIAQVFLTMLCHLKFGLFLFFAFWVVIMTIFVYVFLPETKNIPIEEMVIVWKKHWFWSRFMVDVDYPNGVELSKGGDLVKKV from the exons ATGGCCGGCGGTGGTATTCCAAGTGCTCCCGGAGGTGGTGATAAAGCTTATCCCGGAAACCTTACTCTTTATGTTACCTTTACTTGTGTTGTTGCTGCCATGGGTGGTCTCATTTTCGGTTACGATATCGGAATTTCAG GTGGAGTGACGTCAATGGACCCGTTTTTGAAGAAGTTTTTTCCATCCGTATACCGGAAACAATCAGCTGATACGTCGACAAACCAGTATTGTAAATTTGATAGTCAAACGTTGACTATGTTTACGTCATCTTTGTATCTGGCGGCTTTGATTTCATCGTTGGTTGCATCCACGGTGACACGGAAACTTGGCCGGAAACTTTCTATGTTGTTTGGCGGTGTTTTGTTTTGCGCCGGCGCTTTAATGAATGGTTTTGCCCAGAAAGTTTGGATGCTCATTGTTGGTCGGATCCTCCTTGGGTTTGGTATCGGATTTGCCAATCAG TCTGTGCCTCTATACCTTTCTGAAATGGCACCATACAAGTATCGAGGGTCACTCAACATTGGATTTCAATTGTCAATCACAATTGGAATATTGGTGGCTAATGTATTGAACTACTTTTTCAACAAGCTTGATGGCAATTTGGGTTGGAGGCTAAGTCTTGGGGGCGCTGTGGTCCCCGCCCTGATCATCACGGTGGGGTCCCTTATCCTCCCCGAGACCCCTAACTCTATGATTGAACGAGGTCAAAAAGAAGAGGCAAGAACAAAGCTACGTAGAATCCGAGGTGTTAACGAGATCGATGAGGAGTTTAATGACTTGGTTCATGCTAGTGAAGAATCAAGAAAAATTGAACACCCATGGAGGAATTTGTTGCAAAAGAAATATAGGCCACAACTAACAATGGCTATACTCATCCCATTTTTCCAACAATTGACCGGGATTAATGTGATTATGTTTTATGCTCCGGTTTTGTTCAAAACTATTGGTTTTGGCGGTGACGCTTCACTTATGTCTGCTGTGATTACCGGCTCTGTAAATGTTTTAGCAACATGTGTTTCAATCTACGGTGTTGATAAATGGGGACGAAGATTTCTTTTCCTGGAAGGAGGCACTCAAATGCTCATTTGTCAG ATTGCGGTTGCAATTTTCATTGGAATCAAATTTGGAGTAAACGGAGAACCAGGCGATTTGCCCAAATGGTATGCTATAGTAGTTGTGCTCTTCATATGCATATATGTAGCTGGATTTGCGTGGTCATGGGGCCCACTAGGATGGCTCGTGCCTAGTGAAATCTTTCCACTCGAGATCCGATCAGCCGCTCAGAGTATTAACGTTTCGGTTAACATGATCTTTACATTTATAATTGCTCAAGTCTTCTTAACTATGCTTTGCCACTTGAAATTCGGGCTATTTCTATTCTTTGCCTTTTGGGTTGTGATCATGACAATATTTGTGTACGTGTTCTTGCCTGAAACAAAGAACATACCGATTGAAGAGATGGTGATCGTGTGGAAAAAGCATTGGTTTTGGTCGAGGTTTATGGTCGATGTTGATTACCCAAATGGAGTTGAACTAAGCAAAGGGGGCGATTTGGTTAAGAAGGTTTAA